The following coding sequences are from one Aminivibrio sp. window:
- a CDS encoding aminotransferase class I/II-fold pyridoxal phosphate-dependent enzyme — protein MFLLLDAPNLGGAEKAKLVECVDSTYVSTAGPFVPEFEERFARYLGTEDCVSVQSGTAALHIALAEAGVGPGDEVIVPALSFAASVNPVLYTGATPVLVDVDPETWTLDPGLTEAAVTSRTRAILPVHLYGNLCNMDSLGRIAEEWGLFLIEDATESLGGTWKGKPSGTLGNFGCFSFNGNKLITTGGGGMVVARDRERMNHIRFLVNQARDASKGYFHPEMGYNYRMTNLEAALGLAQMERIDLFLEKKRSFARIYREVLAGLPEVSFQKELPGAQSAWWLPSFTLSGGAIPELQEKLRKKGVPTRRLFSPLHTYPYLKDFCRFSYPQAERIFEEGINLPASTVNDEESTLRAAESIRDAVLSMRR, from the coding sequence ATGTTCCTGCTTCTTGATGCGCCGAACCTCGGCGGGGCGGAAAAAGCGAAGCTCGTGGAGTGCGTGGATTCCACCTATGTTTCCACCGCAGGCCCTTTCGTGCCGGAGTTCGAGGAGCGGTTCGCCCGGTACCTCGGGACGGAGGACTGTGTGTCCGTCCAAAGCGGTACCGCCGCCCTTCACATCGCCCTCGCCGAGGCGGGGGTGGGACCGGGGGACGAGGTCATCGTTCCCGCCCTTTCCTTTGCCGCTTCGGTCAACCCGGTTCTGTACACCGGGGCGACCCCTGTGCTTGTTGACGTGGACCCCGAAACCTGGACCCTTGATCCCGGACTGACGGAGGCCGCCGTTACATCCAGAACCCGGGCGATTCTGCCGGTCCATCTCTACGGCAACCTCTGCAACATGGACAGCCTTGGAAGGATTGCGGAAGAGTGGGGGCTCTTCCTTATCGAAGACGCCACCGAGAGCCTGGGAGGAACGTGGAAAGGGAAACCCTCCGGAACCCTGGGGAATTTCGGCTGCTTCAGCTTCAACGGAAACAAGCTCATCACCACCGGCGGGGGAGGCATGGTCGTGGCCCGGGACAGGGAGCGGATGAACCACATCCGCTTTCTCGTCAACCAGGCACGGGATGCGTCAAAAGGATATTTCCACCCTGAAATGGGGTACAACTACCGCATGACGAACCTGGAGGCGGCCCTCGGCCTTGCCCAGATGGAGCGCATCGACCTTTTTCTGGAAAAAAAGAGATCCTTTGCCCGGATCTACCGGGAAGTTCTTGCCGGACTTCCGGAGGTGAGCTTCCAGAAAGAGCTTCCGGGAGCGCAGAGTGCCTGGTGGCTTCCGTCATTCACCCTTTCCGGCGGCGCCATCCCGGAACTCCAGGAAAAACTTCGGAAAAAAGGTGTTCCCACCCGAAGGCTTTTTTCTCCGTTGCACACATACCCTTACCTTAAAGATTTCTGCAGATTTTCCTATCCTCAGGCCGAGCGTATCTTCGAGGAGGGCATCAACCTTCCCGCTTCCACGGTCAACGACGAAGAATCCACCCTCCGGGCGGCGGAGAGTATCCGTGATGCCGTCCTTTCCATGAGAAGGTGA
- a CDS encoding 6-hydroxymethylpterin diphosphokinase MptE-like protein yields MNDIPALLEQNLRTLEKSQPKLAARLRQYMDELPALKEPVFRETPSGRWVEGLTEKPFFEKKSLLEKRSKTAPSAVYLVFGVGCAPYLFHVLRSLPREALSVVVIEPSLDLLLLTLSQTSVFQALPQGARISFIIDKDRIFIDEAFAWNVVPIGIFPVSKAEAIAHDGQNEWESMTELKNTLRKEIIYRLTMLGNSPEDTLLGFRHAALNTPRILRSPRIADLRENYGGKPFVCVAAGPSLEKNVHLLKDIQDKCVIVACDTVLFHLLEKGIIPHVVTSIERPYDTYAAWVPRVLEKHRETCEQILLLSQSVSYPLTAGRWPGPNIVVGKMDVPVDSWFTGAVLGEQVLYSGLSVAHMALSLALACEAPSVALIGQDLAFGEGGVSHASETVPDTALAVEQEHRRNGITVPGALGGMVETSTIWLTFIQIFERMIVNFPGTPVYDCTEGGALIEGTIVTPFADFIEKRIIDPEFAVSRWGGPETEKEIRSDLSDRFSGAFSQLDQLERKLQEMHKEIQRCTAPALLPEKRQAFAFSTAGILDQIHAMNPVISFIGQSYTHLSGTVLAENRFLETVEQVERWKRLHEEIADSHSFAVRFLRQWLAYARDLAKAMTDGNFTDPGAIDGNGEEEFLGLYAGAAEGNALSVELLDLLSCKDPLRENWSPDGLWKAALVLFLQGRADEAGRFMKKAYDSLEGTELPTETIGAFFKDWGKMAAADDLCVFPQTEEAAALFANAKEYLPDDPEIPALQKAVMGRRKNLVLEFQKMRHNQKDELSILLQRNAAENALLEGDLYKALTVVDKLVWDNLDLFPASGVLYLQWLMKTAANCTEAADKKIADCSVEILDRIISKLPLLLERKINFPVEFLSYMTRKGIKFSMDPSDIQTGDQ; encoded by the coding sequence ATGAACGACATCCCCGCACTCCTGGAACAGAATCTCCGAACCCTGGAGAAATCCCAGCCGAAGCTGGCTGCCCGCCTGAGGCAGTATATGGATGAACTGCCCGCACTCAAGGAACCGGTCTTTCGGGAGACACCCTCCGGCCGGTGGGTAGAAGGGCTCACGGAAAAGCCCTTTTTCGAGAAGAAAAGCCTCCTTGAAAAACGGAGCAAGACCGCTCCTTCGGCGGTGTACCTGGTCTTCGGCGTCGGATGCGCGCCCTATCTCTTCCACGTCCTTCGCTCCCTGCCCCGGGAAGCCCTCTCCGTGGTGGTCATCGAACCGTCCTTGGATCTGCTGCTCCTGACCCTCTCCCAGACGTCGGTCTTCCAGGCGTTGCCCCAGGGGGCTCGGATCAGCTTCATCATCGACAAAGACAGGATTTTTATCGACGAAGCCTTTGCCTGGAACGTGGTTCCCATCGGCATCTTCCCCGTGAGCAAGGCGGAAGCCATAGCCCATGACGGGCAAAATGAATGGGAATCGATGACGGAACTCAAGAACACCCTGAGGAAAGAGATCATCTACCGGCTCACCATGCTGGGAAACTCCCCCGAGGACACTCTTCTCGGTTTTCGCCACGCGGCGCTGAACACGCCCCGGATTCTCCGGTCGCCCAGAATTGCCGACCTGAGAGAGAACTACGGCGGCAAACCCTTTGTTTGCGTGGCAGCCGGCCCGTCCCTGGAAAAAAACGTCCACCTGCTGAAGGACATCCAGGACAAGTGCGTCATCGTCGCGTGTGATACCGTCCTTTTCCACCTCCTGGAAAAAGGAATTATCCCTCACGTTGTGACCAGCATTGAACGTCCTTATGATACCTATGCGGCCTGGGTTCCCCGTGTGCTGGAGAAGCACCGCGAAACGTGCGAACAGATTCTCCTCCTCTCCCAGTCGGTAAGTTATCCCCTCACCGCCGGACGATGGCCGGGACCGAACATCGTGGTGGGGAAGATGGATGTCCCCGTGGACAGCTGGTTCACCGGCGCCGTTCTGGGGGAGCAGGTACTCTACTCAGGATTATCGGTTGCCCACATGGCTCTCTCCCTTGCTCTCGCATGCGAAGCCCCTTCTGTTGCGCTTATAGGGCAGGATCTCGCCTTTGGCGAGGGGGGTGTTTCCCACGCGTCCGAAACGGTACCTGATACCGCCCTTGCGGTTGAACAGGAGCATCGCAGAAACGGTATCACGGTCCCTGGTGCCCTTGGGGGGATGGTAGAGACGAGTACCATCTGGCTGACCTTCATCCAGATCTTCGAGCGGATGATCGTCAATTTTCCTGGGACGCCCGTGTATGACTGCACCGAGGGCGGCGCTCTCATTGAAGGAACGATTGTAACCCCCTTTGCCGATTTTATAGAGAAAAGAATCATTGATCCGGAATTCGCCGTTTCCCGCTGGGGAGGCCCCGAGACAGAAAAAGAGATTCGGAGCGATCTTTCCGACCGTTTCAGTGGTGCATTTTCGCAGCTGGACCAGCTCGAAAGAAAACTGCAGGAGATGCACAAGGAGATTCAACGGTGCACGGCCCCTGCCCTTCTGCCGGAAAAAAGGCAGGCTTTCGCCTTCAGCACGGCGGGTATTCTCGACCAAATCCACGCCATGAACCCTGTCATATCCTTCATAGGCCAGAGCTACACCCACCTTTCGGGCACCGTCCTGGCGGAGAACCGTTTCCTTGAGACGGTGGAGCAGGTGGAGCGATGGAAACGTCTGCACGAGGAAATAGCGGACTCTCATTCCTTTGCTGTACGCTTTCTTCGTCAATGGCTGGCCTATGCCCGGGATCTGGCGAAGGCGATGACTGACGGGAATTTTACCGACCCTGGGGCTATTGATGGCAATGGCGAAGAGGAGTTTTTAGGACTCTACGCCGGTGCTGCTGAAGGGAACGCTCTTTCTGTGGAACTTTTGGATCTTCTTTCCTGCAAAGACCCCCTCAGGGAAAACTGGTCGCCCGATGGGCTTTGGAAGGCGGCTCTCGTCCTGTTCCTCCAGGGAAGGGCCGACGAGGCCGGCAGGTTCATGAAAAAGGCCTATGATAGCCTGGAAGGGACGGAACTGCCGACAGAAACCATCGGAGCTTTTTTCAAGGACTGGGGTAAAATGGCCGCTGCCGATGACCTGTGCGTCTTCCCCCAGACGGAAGAAGCTGCCGCTCTTTTTGCCAACGCGAAAGAATACCTGCCCGATGACCCGGAGATTCCCGCGCTGCAGAAAGCAGTCATGGGAAGGCGGAAAAACCTGGTTCTCGAGTTTCAAAAAATGCGACATAACCAAAAAGACGAGCTCTCTATCTTGCTGCAGCGGAATGCGGCTGAAAACGCCCTTCTTGAAGGAGACCTGTACAAAGCTCTCACGGTAGTTGATAAACTTGTATGGGACAATCTGGATCTTTTCCCGGCATCAGGAGTTTTGTATCTGCAGTGGCTTATGAAGACCGCCGCAAATTGCACTGAGGCTGCTGACAAAAAGATTGCGGATTGCTCTGTCGAAATTCTTGACAGAATCATTTCGAAGCTTCCCCTTCTGCTCGAAAGAAAAATCAATTTCCCTGTAGAATTTCTCTCCTATATGACCAGAAAAGGTATAAAGTTTTCCATGGATCCGTCCGATATCCAAACGGGTGATCAATAA
- a CDS encoding flagellin, with amino-acid sequence MRIYHNIPALFAYNSLSGTNSSLQKSIEKLSSGLRINSAADDAAGLAISEKMRAQVRGLDMAVRNSQDGISMIQTAEGALNETHSILQRMRELSVQAANDTLTSQDRSYIQLEVDQLKEEVTRIATTTQFNKKKLLDGSASVLWSSDKLETKALVRGALRQVDQFGQKSAAEGNFKISIIADPGEAQIQKSDIFKIKHDNVIMNVTKNEAAGVQSIRVDSLPAGTYNITQASGTNARSISLLQKFGTTAVLQVNTTAAAAGNVGGASIFLEVVSVNTGTNQVSFRATSNILKQDGTVDTKVNDNLLVGATAVTLASLGLNGTKVSMSAGGGASSYSIGDKIVLGYVASGVATDAIVTIAGKTNPEWFGTWGNTAGQDLKNRVFILQDSAVAGKDVHFRNFYLNTANGTLYESDIVLQLNDNFSYAKAVLAGFEAAYVGQVAKGDVQLRDLDKFWDANGRFMIEDPQNITITQGDGKQAVVTLNSTDTLRDIEFKLNNAVAFGLGQAQYLDSNTDRFVDFVEDSTYNTPESVDGTFVIRSAIAGKAGELNFAGDEDIIKALSLNVIQDSSESQYRVSINDAHNGATIASNVKVTGNMLFGVIHENVDVEFDAMANTKVEWSESALGFRLARDEGIYETVVHLADNTTVFQIGANEKEDMGVDIGDMSAKALGINNVLVTDRESAARSITVIDSAIDRVSGQRAKLGAYQNRLEHTINNLTVAGTNLQAAESRIRDLDMAKEMMNFTKLNILMQAGNSMLAQANQLPQNVLQLLR; translated from the coding sequence ATGAGAATTTACCACAATATCCCTGCGCTTTTCGCGTACAATTCCCTTTCTGGGACAAACTCTTCCCTTCAGAAGTCCATTGAGAAACTGTCCTCCGGTCTCCGGATCAACAGCGCAGCCGACGACGCCGCAGGCCTTGCCATAAGCGAGAAAATGCGCGCCCAGGTCCGGGGCCTCGACATGGCTGTCCGGAACAGCCAGGACGGCATCTCCATGATCCAGACCGCTGAAGGCGCCCTGAACGAGACCCACTCCATCCTCCAGCGCATGCGCGAGCTTTCCGTCCAGGCGGCCAACGACACCCTCACCAGCCAGGACCGGAGCTACATCCAGCTCGAAGTTGACCAGCTCAAGGAAGAAGTCACCAGGATCGCCACCACCACCCAGTTCAACAAGAAGAAGCTGCTCGACGGCAGCGCGTCCGTGCTGTGGTCCTCCGACAAGCTGGAGACCAAGGCCCTCGTCAGGGGTGCCCTGCGCCAGGTCGACCAGTTCGGCCAGAAGTCGGCCGCCGAGGGCAACTTCAAGATCAGCATCATCGCCGATCCCGGCGAGGCCCAGATCCAGAAGAGCGACATCTTCAAGATCAAGCATGACAACGTGATCATGAACGTCACGAAGAACGAGGCCGCCGGCGTTCAGAGCATCCGGGTGGATAGTCTGCCGGCGGGAACGTATAATATAACCCAGGCTTCAGGAACAAACGCAAGGTCAATATCACTCCTGCAGAAATTTGGAACGACAGCTGTGCTTCAGGTAAATACTACTGCTGCTGCTGCTGGGAATGTTGGCGGAGCTTCCATTTTCCTTGAAGTTGTGTCGGTTAATACCGGCACCAATCAGGTTTCTTTTCGCGCAACCAGCAATATTCTCAAACAGGATGGTACAGTAGATACAAAGGTAAATGATAATCTATTGGTGGGAGCCACTGCTGTTACCCTAGCCTCACTCGGTTTGAACGGCACAAAGGTATCTATGAGTGCTGGAGGAGGTGCATCCTCCTACTCAATCGGAGATAAAATCGTTCTTGGGTATGTCGCTTCTGGTGTTGCCACAGATGCGATTGTGACCATCGCCGGAAAGACTAATCCTGAATGGTTCGGCACCTGGGGTAATACTGCCGGACAGGATCTTAAAAACAGAGTTTTTATCCTTCAGGATTCTGCAGTGGCGGGCAAGGATGTCCACTTCCGGAACTTTTACCTGAATACCGCCAACGGCACCCTCTATGAGTCCGATATCGTCCTGCAGTTGAACGATAATTTCTCTTACGCCAAGGCAGTCCTCGCCGGTTTCGAAGCCGCCTATGTGGGCCAGGTGGCCAAGGGCGACGTGCAGCTCCGCGACCTCGACAAGTTCTGGGACGCCAACGGCAGGTTCATGATCGAGGATCCCCAGAACATCACCATAACCCAGGGTGACGGCAAACAGGCCGTGGTGACCCTGAACTCCACCGACACTCTTCGGGACATCGAGTTCAAGCTCAACAACGCTGTCGCCTTCGGCCTCGGCCAGGCGCAGTACCTCGACAGCAATACCGACCGGTTCGTGGACTTCGTTGAAGATTCGACCTACAACACCCCCGAATCCGTGGACGGCACCTTCGTCATCCGTTCCGCCATCGCCGGCAAGGCGGGCGAGCTGAACTTCGCGGGCGACGAGGACATCATCAAGGCCCTCAGCCTCAACGTGATCCAGGATTCCAGCGAGAGCCAGTACCGGGTGAGCATCAACGACGCCCACAACGGTGCCACCATCGCCTCCAACGTGAAGGTCACCGGCAACATGCTCTTCGGCGTGATTCACGAGAACGTGGACGTGGAGTTCGACGCCATGGCCAACACGAAGGTGGAGTGGTCCGAGAGCGCCCTCGGCTTCAGACTTGCCCGTGACGAGGGCATTTACGAGACGGTTGTCCACCTTGCGGACAACACCACCGTCTTCCAGATCGGCGCCAACGAGAAGGAAGACATGGGTGTCGACATCGGCGACATGAGTGCCAAGGCCCTTGGCATCAACAACGTGCTCGTCACCGACCGCGAGTCCGCAGCCCGCTCCATCACCGTCATCGACAGCGCCATCGACCGGGTCTCCGGCCAGAGGGCCAAGCTCGGCGCCTACCAGAACAGGCTGGAGCACACCATCAACAACCTGACCGTCGCCGGCACGAACCTCCAGGCAGCCGAGAGCCGCATCCGCGACCTCGACATGGCGAAGGAAATGATGAACTTCACGAAGCTGAACATCCTGATGCAGGCCGGCAACTCCATGCTTGCCCAGGCGAACCAGCTTCCCCAGAACGTGCTGCAGCTCCTCCGGTAA
- the neuC gene encoding UDP-N-acetylglucosamine 2-epimerase, which yields MARKIAVITATRAEYGLLSPLMKEIQTDPDLELQVIVTGAHLSPEFGLTWKEIEEDGFPIHKRVEMLLSGDSPVAVTKSLGVGIIGFADALSELKPDILVILGDRYEMLGAAAAGVLAGVPVAHLYGGEVTLGAYDDAFRHAITKMSSIHFVAHEDYRRRVIQMGEVPDSVFVVGPACLDGIRETELPGRKELEQHLGIPLSSPLFIVTYHPETRSDLPSSEQVERLLAALDRFPSATMVFTGANADTDGRIINERIIEFCALAPQKRVFVQSLGRKRYWGMLSIADAVIGNSSSGITEAPFLGVPVVNVGGRQEGRLQGDNVIDCPCKAERLELAVHQALACGRQHLKRIYNSINPAKSICSQLKNTKFEKVKCFFDIHWTE from the coding sequence ATGGCCCGAAAAATCGCCGTCATAACGGCCACGAGGGCTGAATACGGTCTGCTCAGCCCGTTGATGAAGGAAATTCAGACCGACCCGGACCTGGAGTTGCAGGTCATCGTCACCGGTGCACACCTGTCGCCCGAGTTCGGCCTGACGTGGAAGGAGATCGAAGAAGACGGCTTTCCTATCCACAAAAGGGTGGAGATGCTCCTCTCCGGAGATTCACCCGTTGCAGTGACCAAGTCCCTTGGCGTCGGCATCATTGGTTTCGCCGATGCTCTTTCTGAATTGAAGCCGGATATTCTGGTCATTTTGGGCGACCGGTACGAGATGCTCGGCGCCGCTGCTGCAGGAGTGCTTGCAGGAGTACCGGTCGCACATCTGTATGGTGGAGAAGTAACACTCGGAGCTTACGACGATGCTTTTCGTCACGCCATCACCAAGATGAGTTCTATCCACTTTGTGGCTCATGAAGACTACCGGCGGCGGGTGATCCAGATGGGTGAGGTCCCTGATTCAGTCTTCGTAGTCGGCCCTGCGTGCCTCGACGGGATCAGGGAGACGGAACTGCCGGGCAGGAAAGAACTGGAGCAGCACCTCGGCATTCCCCTTTCATCACCTCTGTTCATCGTGACTTATCATCCGGAGACCCGTTCGGATTTACCTTCGTCAGAGCAGGTGGAACGCCTCCTCGCGGCGTTGGACCGTTTCCCGTCGGCGACTATGGTCTTCACCGGAGCCAACGCCGACACCGACGGGAGGATCATCAACGAGCGGATCATCGAATTCTGCGCCCTCGCTCCCCAAAAACGGGTCTTTGTCCAGTCCCTCGGGAGGAAGCGGTACTGGGGGATGCTCTCGATTGCAGACGCCGTAATCGGCAACTCATCCAGCGGGATTACGGAAGCTCCGTTCCTAGGTGTCCCGGTGGTTAATGTCGGAGGAAGGCAGGAAGGGCGGCTTCAGGGCGATAATGTAATCGACTGTCCGTGTAAGGCCGAAAGACTTGAGCTTGCGGTACATCAGGCTCTTGCTTGTGGTAGACAACACTTAAAAAGAATATATAACTCTATTAATCCTGCGAAATCAATATGCTCCCAACTTAAGAACACCAAATTTGAAAAAGTGAAATGCTTTTTTGATATCCATTGGACGGAGTGA
- a CDS encoding flagellar protein FlaG encodes MEILRSTVSQGSPEKAPAVGKVSEVPVPKKTAEPPVKPVSEEQVQDAVDQANKLAVAFDRSLKYEYRKEADIYQVSVIDTSKDEVVRKIPPDEVVRFMENIRELFGALLDVNA; translated from the coding sequence ATGGAAATCCTTCGTTCAACCGTTTCGCAGGGTTCACCGGAGAAGGCCCCGGCCGTTGGAAAAGTTTCCGAAGTACCTGTTCCGAAAAAAACTGCGGAGCCTCCGGTAAAACCGGTATCCGAGGAGCAGGTGCAGGACGCCGTCGACCAGGCGAACAAGTTGGCGGTGGCTTTCGACCGGAGCCTGAAGTACGAGTACAGGAAAGAGGCGGATATCTACCAGGTGTCGGTCATCGACACCTCCAAAGATGAAGTGGTCCGGAAGATTCCGCCCGACGAGGTAGTCCGGTTCATGGAGAACATCAGGGAGCTTTTCGGTGCTCTTCTCGATGTGAACGCGTGA
- the csrA gene encoding carbon storage regulator CsrA codes for MLVLSRKPGEAIRIGDDIEISVVEVRGDTVRIGINAPRNVPVFRMELLAEVAKTNIESVKAAPQAMDVLKTLLRREDDSNGGDPK; via the coding sequence ATGCTCGTGCTCAGCCGCAAGCCCGGCGAAGCCATACGCATAGGGGACGACATCGAGATATCCGTCGTCGAGGTCCGGGGAGACACGGTACGCATCGGCATCAACGCCCCCCGGAACGTGCCCGTTTTCCGCATGGAACTCCTTGCCGAGGTCGCCAAAACGAACATCGAGTCCGTCAAGGCGGCCCCCCAAGCCATGGACGTGCTCAAAACCCTCCTCCGCAGGGAGGACGATTCAAACGGAGGAGACCCGAAATGA
- a CDS encoding acyltransferase encodes MRGKKGNDAFWSLDELRSFGFASFGEDVQISKHALIYQPHLISIGNNVRIDDFAKLNGKITIGSNIHIASFVCLMGSYGITLKDYAQVSLRATLLSATDDFSGEFLVGPQIPSQYRKISGGEIVLEKHALVGAGSMIFPGVTLREGTAVGAMSLVMRSTKKWTVYFGNPAVAVKERSRNMLELEKLMNAEANG; translated from the coding sequence ATGAGGGGAAAAAAAGGAAATGATGCCTTCTGGAGCCTCGATGAACTTCGTTCTTTTGGTTTTGCTAGTTTTGGCGAAGATGTCCAAATAAGTAAACATGCTTTGATTTATCAGCCCCACCTTATCTCGATCGGAAATAATGTCAGAATAGATGATTTTGCCAAGCTGAACGGGAAAATAACTATTGGTTCCAATATCCATATAGCTTCTTTTGTTTGCCTGATGGGGAGCTACGGCATAACTTTGAAGGATTATGCTCAAGTTTCACTGAGAGCTACACTTCTCTCGGCGACGGACGATTTCTCCGGGGAATTCTTAGTTGGGCCTCAGATACCTTCACAATACAGAAAAATATCCGGAGGAGAAATTGTTCTTGAAAAACATGCCCTCGTAGGGGCAGGAAGCATGATTTTCCCCGGAGTGACTCTCAGGGAGGGAACCGCTGTTGGCGCAATGAGTCTTGTCATGCGCAGCACGAAAAAATGGACCGTCTATTTCGGAAATCCTGCCGTTGCAGTAAAGGAAAGAAGCCGGAACATGCTGGAACTGGAAAAGCTCATGAATGCAGAGGCGAATGGTTAA
- a CDS encoding GDP-mannose 4,6-dehydratase, giving the protein MKICITGAGGFIGSHLAEKLAEQGHEVRAFLRYNSKNSWGWLEESGYAKEMDIVSGDIRDFDLVRQAVHGCDRVFHLAALIGIPYSYVSPLAYVKTNVEGTYNVLQAARECGVERVIHTSTSEVYGTAQYVPIDEGHPINPQSPYSATKASADYLALSYYRSFGLPVTVVRPFNTYGPRQSARAIIPTIVSQLLDSREEISLGNITPTRDLTFVDDTVRGFLAASEASGAVGEVLNLGTGTEISVGDLALLIGKIMGKSFSIISDDQRIRPEKSEVERLLSNPSRMNALTGWKAAVSLEEGLERTVGWMKDRRALYKSGIYNV; this is encoded by the coding sequence ATGAAAATATGTATCACGGGGGCCGGGGGATTCATCGGTTCGCACCTGGCCGAAAAACTGGCGGAGCAGGGCCACGAAGTTCGGGCCTTTCTTCGGTATAACTCGAAAAATTCCTGGGGATGGCTTGAGGAGTCCGGATACGCCAAAGAAATGGACATCGTTTCGGGAGATATCCGGGATTTTGACCTTGTTCGGCAGGCCGTTCATGGTTGCGATCGGGTCTTTCACCTTGCGGCCCTCATAGGCATTCCCTATTCCTACGTTTCTCCCCTGGCCTACGTGAAGACCAACGTGGAGGGGACCTACAACGTTCTTCAGGCCGCCCGGGAGTGCGGAGTGGAGCGGGTCATCCACACCTCCACCAGCGAGGTCTACGGAACGGCCCAATATGTCCCCATCGACGAAGGGCACCCCATAAACCCTCAGTCCCCCTATTCGGCCACCAAGGCTTCGGCGGATTACCTCGCCCTCTCCTATTATCGCTCTTTCGGCCTCCCCGTGACGGTGGTCCGTCCTTTCAACACCTACGGCCCAAGGCAGTCGGCGCGGGCTATCATCCCCACCATTGTCAGCCAGCTCCTTGACAGCAGGGAGGAAATATCCCTGGGAAACATCACACCCACCAGGGATCTGACCTTCGTGGACGATACGGTCCGGGGATTCCTGGCCGCGTCGGAAGCTTCCGGCGCTGTGGGGGAGGTACTGAACCTCGGCACGGGGACGGAAATTTCCGTGGGAGACCTCGCCCTCCTCATCGGGAAAATCATGGGGAAATCTTTCAGCATAATTTCTGATGACCAGCGGATCCGCCCTGAGAAGAGCGAGGTGGAGCGGCTGCTTTCGAATCCGTCGAGGATGAACGCCCTTACGGGGTGGAAGGCCGCCGTTTCCCTCGAGGAAGGGCTGGAACGCACTGTCGGATGGATGAAGGACCGCAGGGCGCTCTACAAAAGCGGCATCTATAACGTATAG
- the neuB gene encoding N-acetylneuraminate synthase, translating to MSVYIIAEAGVNHNGSLDMALKLIDCASEAGADAVKFQTFRAEKVISEYAPKAEYQTLATGKNQSQLEMVRPLELGAEAHYALKKRCNERKINFLSTPFDEDSVDFLAHSLGLRTLKIPSGEITNAPLLLRAARTGCSIIMSTGMSTLGEIEEALGVLAFGFLNNETPPSRDAFCKAFFSKEGQNVLKQRVSLLHCTTEYPAPFSEVNLRVLETLRQAFGLPVGYSDHTEGIAVPIAAAALGASIIEKHFTLDKGLPGPDHKASLEPDELSIMVYSIRKVEDALGDGKKIPTFSELKNQSIARKSLVAKQEISQGVPFSENNITAKRPGDGISPMLFWDLIGKKASRYFLKDEKIQ from the coding sequence ATGAGCGTCTATATAATTGCCGAAGCTGGTGTCAATCACAACGGATCTCTGGATATGGCTCTGAAACTTATAGATTGCGCTTCTGAAGCTGGAGCTGACGCAGTAAAGTTTCAGACATTCCGCGCAGAAAAGGTAATCTCTGAATATGCGCCGAAGGCAGAATATCAAACGCTCGCCACCGGCAAGAACCAATCGCAGCTCGAAATGGTGCGACCTCTCGAACTTGGTGCGGAGGCCCATTATGCATTGAAAAAACGATGTAATGAGCGAAAAATCAATTTTCTGTCCACTCCCTTCGACGAAGATAGCGTTGACTTTTTGGCTCACAGCCTTGGGCTTCGAACATTGAAAATACCTTCCGGAGAGATCACAAACGCTCCTCTTCTGCTTCGTGCTGCAAGGACGGGTTGTTCCATTATCATGTCAACCGGGATGAGCACTCTGGGAGAAATAGAGGAAGCTCTCGGTGTTTTGGCGTTTGGTTTTCTTAATAATGAAACACCTCCTTCTCGGGACGCTTTCTGTAAGGCGTTCTTTTCAAAAGAGGGACAGAATGTATTGAAGCAAAGGGTTTCGCTTCTTCACTGCACAACTGAGTATCCCGCCCCTTTCAGTGAAGTAAATCTAAGGGTTCTTGAAACCTTAAGACAGGCTTTTGGGCTTCCCGTAGGATATTCAGATCATACGGAGGGCATTGCTGTACCTATTGCGGCTGCTGCGTTAGGGGCAAGTATAATAGAAAAACACTTCACCCTTGACAAGGGACTCCCTGGCCCGGATCACAAGGCCTCACTTGAACCGGACGAACTATCGATAATGGTTTACAGCATACGTAAAGTTGAAGATGCTCTGGGAGACGGCAAAAAAATACCAACATTTTCTGAGTTAAAGAACCAATCAATTGCAAGGAAAAGTCTTGTGGCAAAGCAGGAAATATCCCAGGGCGTTCCTTTTAGCGAAAACAATATTACTGCTAAAAGACCTGGTGATGGTATTTCTCCCATGCTTTTTTGGGATCTTATTGGGAAAAAAGCAAGCAGATACTTTCTGAAGGATGAAAAAATTCAATGA